From a region of the Palaeococcus ferrophilus DSM 13482 genome:
- a CDS encoding arginase family protein, giving the protein MTTFVPFGERPNRDGVLYALNLLKKNKLLDNYIIVESNNVALLSQNLPLDGSYVVGEHLATYGIVEKLRPRALLSIDAHTDLMHDYLDHGSWLAYALEGKLVERAAVIGATLMVPSTPNTSLWTRRVRVFPALNRSRKTKRGWKGYVNLETHGVERVVKEARRYLGEEIYLTVDLDVLGPEYRIARFQHGELTLEELLELLEAVKREFKVVAFDMAEVSDRLKRSRLGKRAFLEVYSLLLEG; this is encoded by the coding sequence ATGACGACGTTCGTCCCCTTCGGTGAGCGGCCGAACAGGGATGGGGTGCTCTATGCCCTCAACCTGCTCAAAAAGAACAAGCTTTTGGATAATTACATAATTGTCGAATCAAATAATGTGGCGCTCCTGTCTCAGAACCTGCCCCTCGATGGGAGCTACGTTGTGGGGGAACACCTCGCCACTTACGGTATAGTGGAGAAGCTCCGTCCAAGGGCACTCCTCAGCATAGACGCCCACACCGACCTCATGCACGACTACCTCGACCATGGCTCGTGGCTCGCCTACGCCCTCGAGGGAAAGCTCGTGGAGCGGGCGGCTGTAATCGGCGCCACCCTCATGGTGCCCTCAACGCCCAACACGAGCCTCTGGACGCGGCGGGTTAGAGTGTTTCCAGCGCTGAACAGGAGCAGAAAAACGAAGAGGGGCTGGAAGGGCTACGTTAACCTCGAGACCCACGGCGTTGAGCGCGTTGTGAAGGAGGCGAGGCGCTACCTTGGGGAGGAGATTTACCTGACGGTTGACCTCGACGTTCTGGGCCCGGAGTACAGGATAGCCCGCTTCCAGCATGGGGAGCTCACACTGGAGGAGCTTTTGGAGCTTCTTGAGGCAGTAAAGAGGGAATTCAAAGTTGTGGCCTTTGACATGGCGGAGGTCTCAGACAGGTTGAAGCGCTCCCGGCTGGGTAAGAGGGCGTTCCTTGAGGTTTACTCGCTTCTCCTGGAGGGATGA
- a CDS encoding NUDIX domain-containing protein, whose translation MERYTFMIKAPKGYPVDEIARETREFVEGRFGREVKVEAHRCIGLTADVVILHGDGIVLVRRKNEPFKDSWAIPGGFVEYGERVEEAAVREAREETGLDVEIIGLIGVYSDPSRDPRGHTVTTAFLARGSGRLRGGDDAREARVFRREELKGLKLAFDHERILRDAFDIIDALSL comes from the coding sequence ATGGAGAGGTACACATTCATGATAAAGGCCCCCAAGGGCTATCCTGTTGATGAGATAGCGCGAGAGACGAGGGAATTTGTGGAGGGCCGCTTTGGTCGGGAGGTGAAGGTGGAGGCCCACAGGTGCATAGGCCTCACGGCTGACGTTGTGATACTCCACGGGGATGGCATAGTCCTGGTTAGGAGAAAAAACGAGCCCTTCAAGGATTCTTGGGCCATTCCAGGTGGTTTTGTGGAGTACGGCGAGAGGGTGGAAGAGGCCGCGGTGAGGGAAGCCCGGGAGGAGACAGGCTTAGATGTAGAGATAATAGGCCTCATAGGGGTTTACAGCGATCCCAGTAGGGACCCCCGGGGTCACACGGTCACAACGGCCTTTCTGGCGAGGGGTAGCGGAAGGCTCAGGGGCGGGGACGACGCGAGGGAGGCAAGGGTCTTTAGGCGGGAGGAGCTCAAAGGGCTCAAGCTCGCCTTCGACCATGAGAGGATACTCCGCGATGCATTTGACATCATTGATGCACTGAGCCTTTAA
- a CDS encoding Sjogren's syndrome/scleroderma autoantigen 1 family protein, which yields MALTNEEIRKVITPLLLSGAKMLDKHCPKCGAPLFEKDGRVFCPVCEYRSRQKKKELKGVEEALMAKLTELVNSLPEDMDELEKTLGVIERLIGVIERYKKLEGGE from the coding sequence ATGGCTCTCACCAACGAGGAGATAAGAAAGGTCATAACGCCCCTCCTGCTCTCGGGGGCCAAGATGCTCGACAAACACTGCCCGAAGTGCGGGGCACCCCTCTTTGAGAAGGATGGGAGGGTTTTCTGCCCGGTGTGCGAGTACAGGTCAAGGCAGAAAAAGAAGGAACTCAAGGGTGTTGAGGAAGCCCTCATGGCCAAACTCACGGAGCTGGTTAACTCACTTCCCGAGGATATGGATGAACTCGAGAAGACCCTCGGTGTAATCGAAAGGTTAATCGGGGTTATAGAACGTTATAAAAAACTGGAGGGAGGAGAATGA
- a CDS encoding 2-hydroxyacid dehydrogenase, whose translation MRPKVAVLFKMKSKPVEELEKYADVEFILYPSVDELKERIGEFDGVIVSPLNRIPREVIERAEKLRVVSCHSAGYDHVDVEAATERGIYVTKVSGVLSEAVAEFAVGLTIALLRKIAYTDRLTRSGKWESHAMIWSEFKEIETVYGKKVGILGMGAIGKAIARRMKAMGTEILYWSRSRKEDIENEVGAVYRPLEDVLRESDIVILALPSTPETYHIINEERLKLLEGGYLVNIGRGTLVDEEAVVRAIEEGRLKGYATDVFEKEPVQEHELFKYKWETVLTPHHAGLSREAMEDMGFQAVKNLLTVLRGEIPGDLVNREVVKVRPPEKVKML comes from the coding sequence ATGAGGCCCAAGGTAGCGGTTCTCTTCAAAATGAAGAGCAAGCCCGTTGAGGAACTCGAGAAGTACGCGGATGTAGAGTTCATTCTGTATCCAAGCGTTGATGAGCTCAAGGAGAGGATAGGCGAGTTCGATGGGGTGATAGTCTCGCCGCTTAACAGAATCCCGCGGGAAGTGATTGAAAGGGCGGAGAAGCTCAGGGTGGTAAGCTGCCACTCAGCCGGCTACGACCACGTTGACGTTGAGGCGGCGACGGAAAGGGGAATCTACGTTACGAAGGTCTCCGGCGTCCTCAGCGAGGCGGTTGCAGAGTTCGCCGTTGGCCTGACCATCGCGCTCCTCAGGAAGATAGCCTACACCGACAGGCTCACGCGCTCCGGAAAGTGGGAGAGTCACGCGATGATATGGAGCGAGTTCAAAGAAATAGAGACTGTCTACGGCAAGAAGGTAGGAATCCTCGGCATGGGCGCTATCGGGAAGGCGATAGCGAGAAGGATGAAGGCGATGGGCACGGAGATACTATACTGGTCGCGATCAAGGAAGGAGGACATTGAAAACGAAGTTGGCGCGGTTTACAGACCGCTTGAAGACGTCCTGAGGGAGAGCGACATCGTGATTCTGGCACTGCCTTCGACGCCTGAAACCTACCACATCATCAACGAGGAGCGCCTGAAGCTCCTAGAGGGCGGGTATCTGGTTAACATCGGGCGTGGAACCCTCGTGGACGAGGAGGCCGTCGTCAGGGCCATCGAAGAGGGCAGGCTCAAGGGCTACGCTACAGATGTGTTCGAGAAGGAGCCGGTGCAGGAGCACGAGCTGTTCAAGTACAAGTGGGAGACCGTCTTAACTCCACACCACGCGGGTCTGAGTAGAGAAGCGATGGAAGACATGGGCTTCCAAGCGGTGAAGAACCTCCTCACCGTTCTGAGGGGGGAGATACCGGGAGACCTCGTGAACAGGGAAGTCGTGAAGGTTCGCCCGCCTGAGAAAGTGAAGATGCTCTGA